A stretch of the Tardiphaga sp. 709 genome encodes the following:
- a CDS encoding class I SAM-dependent methyltransferase yields MAGDIDRAGVAKAYGRWAPIYDLVFGKVFDSGRQSTIIEADRIGGRILDVGVGTGLSLVDYARTTKICGVDISEPMLRKAHERVRTHNLTNVETLAVMDAKNLAFPDNHFDAVVAQYVITAVPDPEATLDDFVRVLKPGGELILVNHIGAESGPRKIFELAFAPLARRLGWRPEFPWKRLVDWATVHGGITLAERRPMPPMGHFSLIRYIKS; encoded by the coding sequence ATGGCTGGCGATATCGACCGCGCAGGGGTCGCGAAGGCTTACGGGCGCTGGGCGCCGATTTACGATCTCGTTTTTGGCAAGGTGTTCGATAGCGGTCGGCAATCGACAATCATCGAGGCCGATCGCATCGGCGGCCGCATCTTGGATGTTGGTGTCGGCACCGGACTGTCGCTGGTCGATTACGCCCGCACCACGAAGATTTGCGGCGTCGATATTTCCGAGCCAATGCTGCGCAAGGCGCATGAGCGCGTCCGCACCCACAACCTCACCAATGTTGAAACGCTGGCGGTCATGGATGCGAAGAACCTCGCATTCCCCGACAATCATTTCGATGCCGTCGTGGCGCAATACGTCATCACCGCCGTACCCGATCCGGAAGCGACGCTGGACGATTTCGTCCGCGTGTTGAAACCAGGTGGCGAGCTCATTCTCGTCAATCACATCGGCGCCGAAAGCGGTCCGCGCAAGATTTTCGAACTGGCCTTTGCGCCGCTGGCCCGCCGGCTCGGCTGGCGACCGGAATTTCCGTGGAAGCGGCTGGTGGACTGGGCAACGGTCCATGGCGGGATCACGCTGGCCGAGCGCCGGCCGATGCCCCCGATGGGGCATTTTTCGCTGATCCGCTACATTAAATCCTGA
- a CDS encoding LysR family transcriptional regulator, whose protein sequence is MMTLRQVEVIRAVMVTGTIGGAAKLLNVSAPGISRLVKYTEKSLGIRFFQRQNGRYFPTPEAQNIFEQINGVYKKVDDLTEIISKIGHGTLSELRIGSVPSISQVMVPRAIEQVRRRYPGLRIDINILKLEEAIDYLLLGRGDCVAMSYRLEHPGLDFMPLASGELFCIVPEGHELAGRKQVSAKEIIRYPLIGIDPNDPYGRIMAEIFARNKLKYDITIRARFGTTVCALVKAGLGIAVIDQFTVAHGGYPGVEVIRIVEPTRFDTYVAVKRGAPLSLHIEHFIDCLRTEMRAVGSHKIAAAKPASRVRKK, encoded by the coding sequence ATGATGACGTTACGCCAGGTTGAAGTGATCCGCGCCGTCATGGTGACGGGCACCATTGGCGGCGCTGCCAAACTCCTGAATGTGTCCGCGCCCGGCATCAGCCGCCTGGTCAAATACACCGAGAAGTCGCTCGGCATCCGCTTCTTCCAGCGCCAGAACGGACGCTACTTCCCGACGCCTGAAGCGCAGAATATTTTCGAGCAGATCAACGGTGTCTACAAGAAAGTCGACGATCTCACCGAGATCATCTCGAAGATCGGCCACGGAACGCTGTCGGAATTGCGCATCGGGTCGGTTCCCAGTATCTCGCAGGTGATGGTGCCACGCGCCATCGAGCAGGTGCGGCGTCGTTATCCCGGCCTGCGGATCGACATCAACATTCTCAAGCTTGAGGAGGCCATCGACTATCTGCTGCTCGGTCGCGGCGACTGCGTCGCCATGAGCTATCGGCTCGAACATCCCGGGCTCGACTTCATGCCGCTGGCGTCCGGCGAATTGTTCTGCATCGTGCCAGAGGGACACGAACTCGCAGGTCGCAAGCAGGTGTCGGCCAAGGAGATCATCCGGTATCCCCTCATCGGCATCGACCCCAACGATCCCTACGGTCGGATCATGGCGGAGATTTTCGCCCGCAATAAACTCAAATACGACATCACCATCCGGGCGAGATTTGGCACCACGGTCTGTGCCCTGGTGAAGGCAGGGTTGGGCATCGCGGTCATCGACCAGTTCACGGTGGCCCATGGCGGCTATCCTGGCGTCGAGGTGATCCGCATCGTCGAACCCACCCGGTTCGATACCTATGTCGCCGTGAAACGCGGCGCGCCGCTGTCGCTGCATATCGAGCATTTCATCGACTGCCTGCGCACCGAGATGCGCGCAGTCGGCTCTCACAAAATTGCCGCAGCAAAGCCGGCCTCGCGCGTCCGTAAAAAATAA
- a CDS encoding branched-chain amino acid ABC transporter permease produces the protein MTAAKYLKIGFGIVVIAALIIVPMNFNRYGLFILSQWAVMTIAAMGLNLTLGYAGQVSLAQGAFVGIGAYTAAIMTSSGMPLIAALGVAIVLCFVIGWILGYPALRVQHHYLAFVTLAFSTLAFLVFRNEDWLTKGIYGISNIPRPEIFGYPTRRPLPFYYVCLGSLGIVSLAVWWLIRSPWGRAFIALRENPVRALSLGIDTRRYTLMAFAIGSALGGVAGTLYAPLTQYVDPVPFHLSLSLDLLMMVIVGGSGFFFGPFLGAMIAVLLPEWLRFTQGYYLMLYAIAVILLLIYSPTGILGILDRYISERRTKAASALRAVAKAKLETAP, from the coding sequence ATGACCGCGGCCAAGTATCTCAAGATCGGCTTCGGCATCGTTGTCATTGCCGCGCTGATCATCGTTCCGATGAACTTCAACCGCTACGGCCTGTTCATCCTCAGCCAGTGGGCTGTGATGACCATCGCCGCCATGGGGCTCAATCTGACGCTAGGCTATGCCGGGCAGGTCTCGCTGGCGCAGGGCGCCTTTGTCGGCATCGGCGCCTATACAGCGGCGATCATGACCTCCAGCGGCATGCCGCTGATCGCGGCACTCGGCGTCGCCATCGTGCTGTGTTTCGTTATCGGCTGGATCCTCGGTTATCCCGCCCTGCGCGTGCAGCATCACTACCTGGCTTTTGTCACCCTCGCATTTTCGACGCTAGCCTTCCTTGTCTTCCGCAACGAGGATTGGCTGACCAAGGGTATCTACGGCATCAGCAACATCCCTCGCCCGGAGATCTTTGGCTATCCGACGCGACGACCACTGCCGTTCTATTATGTCTGTCTGGGATCGCTCGGCATCGTCTCACTGGCCGTCTGGTGGCTGATCCGTTCGCCATGGGGCCGTGCTTTCATTGCGCTGCGCGAAAATCCCGTTCGTGCGCTTTCGCTCGGCATCGACACGCGGCGCTATACGCTGATGGCCTTTGCGATCGGCTCCGCACTCGGCGGTGTCGCTGGCACGCTCTATGCACCGCTGACCCAATATGTCGATCCCGTGCCATTCCACCTGTCGCTGTCCCTCGATCTCCTGATGATGGTGATCGTTGGCGGCTCCGGCTTCTTCTTCGGGCCCTTCCTCGGCGCGATGATCGCTGTGCTGCTGCCTGAATGGCTGCGCTTCACGCAGGGTTACTATCTCATGCTCTATGCCATCGCGGTGATCCTGCTGCTGATCTACTCACCCACCGGCATTCTCGGCATTCTCGATCGTTACATCTCCGAACGCCGCACCAAGGCCGCTTCCGCGTTGCGCGCGGTCGCCAAAGCGAAACTGGAAACGGCGCCATGA
- a CDS encoding branched-chain amino acid ABC transporter permease, with protein MSNLLDLLIAGLATGAIYAIVAVGFTLLWQTSQTINFAQGEFVMLPAFLMLAVMHAGAPFWLAILIGIALSLLLLGLGFKMLLVDPMLRHGVLPLAIATMALAIGIKEAAKQFWSAEASPFPSIIPGGDITIFGRVVALQSIGVLVLAILAVLGLTTLLNRTSIGHQMQAAAQNPTVARIIGVPVERMILLTFLINAFLVALASLLITPIYLAKFSNGEVLGQAAFIAAIVGGFNQVRGAIAGGLLIGVVDNLSAAYVSTQYRAAVPLVLLIAIILFRPQGMLGRPEERTV; from the coding sequence ATGTCCAACCTTCTCGATCTCCTCATCGCAGGTCTTGCCACCGGGGCGATCTACGCGATCGTCGCCGTCGGCTTCACGCTGCTGTGGCAGACCTCGCAGACCATCAATTTCGCGCAGGGCGAATTCGTCATGCTGCCGGCCTTCCTGATGCTGGCGGTGATGCATGCTGGCGCACCGTTCTGGCTGGCGATCCTGATCGGCATCGCGCTGTCGCTGCTGCTGTTGGGCCTCGGCTTCAAGATGCTGCTGGTCGATCCGATGCTGCGCCATGGCGTACTGCCGCTGGCGATTGCGACCATGGCCCTGGCCATCGGCATCAAAGAAGCCGCCAAGCAATTCTGGAGCGCCGAAGCCTCGCCATTTCCATCGATCATCCCCGGCGGTGACATCACGATTTTCGGCCGCGTCGTCGCCCTGCAGAGCATTGGCGTGCTGGTGCTGGCGATCCTCGCCGTGCTCGGCCTGACAACGCTGCTGAACCGCACCTCCATCGGTCACCAGATGCAGGCTGCCGCGCAGAACCCGACGGTCGCGCGCATCATCGGCGTGCCCGTTGAACGCATGATCCTGCTGACGTTCCTGATCAACGCGTTTCTGGTCGCGCTGGCCTCGCTTCTCATCACACCGATCTATCTCGCTAAATTCTCCAACGGCGAAGTGCTCGGCCAAGCAGCGTTCATCGCCGCCATTGTCGGCGGCTTCAACCAGGTCCGCGGCGCCATAGCTGGCGGCCTGCTGATCGGCGTCGTCGACAATCTGTCAGCCGCCTATGTCTCCACCCAGTATCGCGCCGCCGTGCCATTGGTTCTGTTAATCGCGATCATTCTGTTTCGGCCGCAGGGCATGCTCGGCCGCCCCGAGGAGCGCACCGTATGA
- a CDS encoding ABC transporter ATP-binding protein: MSDAILDVQNLVGGYGKMTILNGTTFSVPAGSITTVIGPNGAGKSTVFKAIFGLLKLREGKVIFKGKDVTGLSQRALLTAGICYVPQGRNIFPELTVRHNIELGAVAAGRDITDLPARIEAALDKFPVLRTKAKQQASTLSGGEQKQLEIARGLFLDPQLVLIDEPSIGLSPLMVLQTFNILKELRDRGVSILMIEQNARSALEISDFGIVLELGQTRLMDKADRVLNDPRIGQLFLGGAMTETAA, translated from the coding sequence ATGAGCGATGCAATCCTGGACGTTCAGAACCTAGTCGGCGGCTACGGCAAGATGACGATTTTGAATGGCACCACCTTCTCGGTGCCGGCTGGGTCGATCACCACCGTCATCGGGCCAAACGGCGCCGGCAAGTCCACGGTGTTCAAGGCGATCTTCGGCCTGCTGAAGCTGCGCGAAGGCAAAGTCATATTCAAAGGCAAGGACGTCACCGGTCTCAGCCAGCGTGCACTACTGACGGCAGGCATCTGCTATGTCCCGCAGGGCCGCAATATCTTCCCGGAACTCACGGTCCGTCACAATATCGAACTCGGTGCCGTCGCCGCCGGCCGCGACATCACCGATCTGCCGGCCCGTATCGAGGCCGCTCTCGACAAATTCCCAGTGCTCCGCACCAAGGCCAAGCAACAGGCGTCAACCTTGTCCGGGGGCGAGCAGAAGCAGCTCGAAATCGCCCGCGGCCTCTTCCTCGATCCACAGCTGGTGCTGATCGACGAACCTTCCATCGGGCTGTCGCCGCTGATGGTGTTGCAGACGTTCAACATCCTGAAGGAACTGCGCGACCGCGGCGTCTCGATCCTGATGATCGAGCAGAACGCACGCTCGGCACTGGAGATTTCCGATTTCGGCATCGTGCTCGAACTCGGCCAGACCCGCTTGATGGACAAGGCCGACCGTGTGCTCAACGATCCGCGCATCGGACAGTTGTTCCTCGGCGGCGCCATGACGGAGACCGCGGCATGA
- a CDS encoding shikimate dehydrogenase: MTSATPHTPATGQRFLTGLLGAPIAHSASPAMHERAADAMGARCYYQLIEIAGADRSGLRAILDGVRRLGFAGINVTFPYKEAVVDLLDDLSSGAKAIGAVNTVVVRDGRLTGHNTDTTGFARAARQLVANSNHGPVAVIGTGGVGKAIAFALADLGVSEIRIFDTDTAKARHLVSLLQNRQSIRVADSVDDAVRGAVGIVNGTPIGMLPNRGTPVPDALLHAEAWVADAVYSPLWTPLLNAAKAKGAPVMTGRDLAIYQAADAFELFTGFAPSPTEMGIAFDAVMVKRYPTPNAA, encoded by the coding sequence ATGACCTCTGCGACGCCCCATACCCCGGCGACGGGCCAACGCTTCCTTACCGGCCTGCTTGGTGCCCCGATCGCGCATTCGGCGTCGCCGGCGATGCATGAGCGGGCCGCCGACGCCATGGGTGCACGCTGTTACTATCAGCTGATCGAGATCGCCGGTGCCGACCGCAGCGGATTGCGCGCCATTCTGGACGGCGTCCGTCGCCTCGGTTTTGCCGGCATAAACGTGACCTTCCCCTATAAGGAAGCCGTGGTCGATCTGCTCGACGATCTGTCCTCGGGGGCCAAAGCCATCGGCGCCGTCAACACCGTTGTGGTCCGCGACGGCAGACTGACTGGCCACAACACCGACACCACGGGCTTTGCAAGGGCCGCCAGGCAACTGGTCGCCAATTCCAACCACGGCCCGGTCGCGGTCATCGGCACCGGCGGCGTCGGCAAGGCCATCGCCTTTGCATTGGCTGATCTCGGCGTTTCGGAGATCCGGATTTTCGATACGGACACGGCCAAGGCCCGGCATCTCGTTTCCCTGCTCCAAAACAGGCAAAGCATCCGCGTGGCGGACAGCGTCGATGACGCGGTTCGCGGTGCAGTCGGCATCGTCAACGGCACACCCATCGGCATGTTGCCCAATCGCGGCACGCCGGTGCCCGATGCGCTGCTGCATGCGGAAGCGTGGGTTGCGGATGCGGTGTATTCCCCGCTGTGGACGCCGCTGCTCAACGCGGCCAAGGCCAAAGGCGCGCCGGTCATGACCGGCCGCGACCTGGCGATCTACCAAGCCGCAGATGCCTTTGAGTTGTTTACAGGATTTGCGCCTTCACCGACCGAAATGGGAATTGCTTTCGACGCCGTCATGGTCAAAAGGTACCCGACACCAAACGCAGCCTGA
- a CDS encoding bifunctional sugar phosphate isomerase/epimerase/4-hydroxyphenylpyruvate dioxygenase family protein yields the protein MTKRSIATVSLSGALDEKLRAIAAAGFDEVEIFEADLLSFNGSPKDVGQMCRDLGLTICAFQPFRDFEGMPEPQRSRNFARAARKFDLMKELQTDLMLICSNISPASLGGIDRAAADFRELGDLAAQHGMRVGFEALAWGAHVNDYRDAWEIVRRANHPSIGVILDSFHALAPAFPVSAIASIPADKIFLVQLADAPKLGLDVLSWSRHFRCFPGQGDLPVAKFMEAVQATGYSGAWSLEIFNDQFRAGSAVRTATDGLRSLILLQDQLAKTPADALQPKTSTRGVGFIEFAVNETKATDLATLLSQLGFHKTGAHRSKDVERWSQGAIELVINSEPDGFAHSHYVTHGPGVCAIALDVGNTKQAMARAEALQARTFYQPVGPGELEIPAIHGVGGSLLYFLEAAGKNWDVDFEPLKSDADTDHLSVVDHISQSMPYDEMLSWLLFYTGILDLQRLPQMEIPDPVGLVQSQALISANQSLRIILNGSSATRTLSNRFISEFFGSGVQHIAFLCDNIFAAVADMRKRGAKFLRIPDNYYDDVEAKYGLDAELMAALRDNQILYDREGDGEFFQIYTPSFDERFFFEIVERRNYQGFGAPNAGIRLAAQTRDARPVSVPRA from the coding sequence ATGACCAAGCGTTCGATCGCCACCGTCTCGCTATCAGGCGCACTGGATGAGAAACTCCGCGCCATCGCTGCTGCCGGCTTCGACGAGGTCGAGATCTTCGAAGCGGATCTTCTGTCCTTCAATGGAAGCCCCAAGGACGTCGGCCAGATGTGCCGCGACCTCGGCCTGACCATCTGCGCTTTCCAGCCCTTCCGCGACTTCGAGGGCATGCCGGAGCCGCAGCGTAGCCGCAACTTCGCGCGCGCGGCGCGCAAGTTCGACCTGATGAAAGAATTGCAGACGGATCTGATGCTGATCTGCAGCAACATCTCGCCGGCCTCGCTTGGCGGTATCGACCGAGCCGCAGCGGATTTTCGCGAGCTTGGGGACCTCGCCGCGCAGCATGGCATGCGTGTCGGCTTCGAGGCACTCGCATGGGGCGCTCATGTCAACGACTATCGCGATGCCTGGGAGATCGTGCGCCGCGCCAATCACCCGTCGATCGGCGTGATCCTCGATAGCTTCCATGCGCTGGCCCCGGCATTTCCCGTCAGCGCCATCGCATCCATACCGGCGGACAAGATCTTTCTGGTGCAGCTCGCCGACGCGCCGAAGCTGGGCCTCGATGTCCTGTCCTGGAGCCGGCATTTCCGCTGCTTCCCCGGCCAGGGCGACCTGCCTGTGGCCAAGTTCATGGAAGCCGTGCAAGCCACCGGCTATAGCGGCGCGTGGTCGCTTGAGATTTTCAACGACCAGTTCCGCGCAGGCTCCGCCGTTCGAACGGCCACTGACGGGTTGCGTTCACTGATCCTGTTGCAGGATCAACTGGCAAAGACACCGGCCGACGCCCTGCAGCCAAAGACATCGACCCGCGGCGTCGGCTTCATCGAATTCGCCGTCAACGAGACCAAGGCGACTGACCTCGCAACGCTGCTCAGCCAACTTGGCTTTCACAAGACTGGCGCCCATCGCAGCAAGGACGTCGAGCGCTGGTCGCAGGGCGCCATCGAACTCGTGATCAATTCTGAGCCGGACGGTTTCGCGCATTCGCATTACGTGACGCATGGCCCCGGCGTGTGCGCCATCGCACTTGACGTCGGCAATACCAAGCAGGCCATGGCGCGCGCGGAAGCGTTGCAGGCGCGGACGTTCTATCAGCCAGTCGGACCGGGCGAGCTGGAAATCCCGGCGATCCACGGCGTCGGCGGCAGTCTTCTCTATTTCCTGGAAGCGGCCGGCAAGAACTGGGACGTAGATTTCGAGCCGCTCAAGAGCGATGCCGATACAGATCATCTTTCCGTCGTCGATCACATCTCGCAATCGATGCCCTATGACGAGATGCTGTCATGGCTTCTGTTTTACACCGGCATTCTCGACCTGCAGCGCCTGCCGCAGATGGAAATTCCGGACCCGGTCGGCCTCGTGCAAAGCCAGGCGCTGATATCAGCCAATCAGTCGCTGCGCATCATCTTGAACGGATCATCCGCAACGCGCACGCTGTCGAACCGCTTCATCTCGGAGTTCTTCGGTTCCGGCGTGCAACATATCGCGTTCTTGTGCGACAATATCTTTGCTGCTGTGGCCGATATGCGCAAACGCGGCGCCAAATTCCTGCGCATTCCCGACAATTATTACGATGACGTGGAAGCCAAATATGGGCTCGATGCCGAGCTGATGGCTGCGCTGCGCGACAACCAGATCCTGTATGATCGCGAAGGCGACGGCGAATTCTTCCAGATCTACACGCCGAGCTTCGATGAGCGTTTCTTCTTCGAGATTGTCGAGCGCCGCAACTATCAAGGATTTGGTGCGCCCAATGCAGGCATCCGGCTCGCCGCGCAAACGCGTGACGCGCGGCCTGTGTCCGTGCCGCGCGCCTGA
- a CDS encoding ABC transporter substrate-binding protein, translating to MKPVFLASALLATVLTGAAVAQSGAPIKLANVAELSGGGATVGTNWKNGIDLAIEEINSKGGVLGRKLEVTHADSQSNPGVARAQVQKALDAEPYVLLGPGYSGSVKVTAPLAAEAGIAQIMGGEAAELTQAGNKFLFRTSFGQQSSMPKVAKYINDELKAKSVAIVWVNNDFGKGGRDSISKEFAKYNIKVAADLSTEAGQADFAADVSKIKSAAPDAVFVYVNEEESARILKELKRQGITVPLVGETTLVGQKVVELAGDAANGARGHVGLTTDAPVELIKAFRDKFVKKYNYVPDHNGLKGWLAIYMIKATTEKMGKVDSKGFADALHGFTITAAKEPGILMDATFDANGDIDRQGFLVEIVEGKQVVKQVLPKLGN from the coding sequence ATGAAGCCAGTGTTTTTGGCGAGCGCCCTGCTCGCAACTGTATTGACCGGTGCTGCCGTCGCGCAGTCCGGAGCCCCTATTAAACTCGCCAATGTCGCCGAGCTCTCGGGCGGCGGCGCCACCGTCGGCACCAACTGGAAGAACGGCATCGATCTCGCGATCGAGGAGATCAACTCCAAGGGCGGCGTGCTCGGCCGCAAGCTGGAAGTGACCCACGCAGACTCACAGTCGAACCCCGGTGTCGCCCGCGCCCAGGTTCAGAAGGCACTGGACGCCGAGCCTTATGTGCTGCTCGGGCCCGGCTATTCCGGCTCGGTGAAGGTCACCGCGCCGCTCGCCGCCGAAGCCGGCATCGCGCAGATCATGGGCGGCGAAGCCGCCGAACTGACGCAGGCCGGTAACAAGTTTCTGTTCCGCACCTCGTTCGGCCAGCAGTCGTCGATGCCCAAGGTCGCCAAATACATCAATGACGAACTGAAAGCGAAGTCTGTCGCCATCGTCTGGGTCAACAACGACTTCGGCAAAGGCGGGCGCGATTCCATCAGCAAGGAATTCGCCAAGTACAATATCAAGGTCGCGGCGGATCTCTCCACCGAAGCCGGCCAAGCCGACTTCGCGGCCGATGTCAGCAAGATCAAGTCGGCGGCGCCGGATGCAGTCTTCGTTTACGTCAACGAAGAAGAGAGCGCGCGCATACTCAAGGAGCTGAAGCGCCAGGGCATCACTGTGCCGCTGGTCGGCGAAACCACGCTGGTCGGACAGAAGGTCGTCGAACTCGCCGGCGACGCCGCCAATGGCGCGCGCGGCCATGTCGGCCTCACCACCGACGCGCCGGTCGAACTGATCAAGGCGTTCCGCGACAAGTTCGTGAAGAAGTACAACTACGTCCCAGACCATAACGGCCTCAAGGGCTGGCTCGCGATCTACATGATCAAGGCCACCACCGAGAAAATGGGCAAGGTCGATTCCAAAGGCTTCGCCGACGCGCTGCACGGCTTCACCATCACCGCCGCCAAGGAGCCGGGCATCCTGATGGACGCGACCTTCGACGCCAATGGCGACATCGACAGACAGGGTTTCCTCGTCGAGATCGTCGAGGGCAAGCAGGTCGTCAAGCAGGTGCTGCCAAAGCTCGGCAACTGA
- a CDS encoding glycosyltransferase, with protein sequence MRVAVVHDWLYTLGGAEQVLREILQCYPEADVFTLFDVLTPEDRAKIGFKKARTSFLQKMPFIRKRHRTYLPLMPIAIEQFDLSGYDLVISSSYAVAKGVITGPNQLHVSYVHSPMRYAWDLQHAYLNESGYTAGIKSALARALLHRIRIWDVRTAHGPDAMLANSNFVAKRIKKVYGRDAKVIYPPVTMSKLPADLPTGDHFLAASRLVPYKKIEAVIQAFAELPDQKLIVAGDGPDAERLKAIAGPNVTFVGFVSDEKLRELMATARAFVFAAEEDFGIIVVEAESEGAPVLAFGRGGARETVSASPELRTGMFFDSNEPKAIAECVRAFVANEHSFSRADCRMQAEKFSAERFRNELMSFVNDHMRTFSGERRRNRDGSSPDAAGFKRRWSDAKDSARSE encoded by the coding sequence ATGCGCGTCGCTGTCGTCCACGATTGGCTCTATACGCTGGGCGGTGCCGAGCAGGTGCTGCGCGAGATATTGCAGTGCTATCCGGAAGCGGACGTGTTCACGCTGTTCGATGTACTGACGCCGGAAGATCGCGCCAAGATTGGCTTCAAGAAAGCGCGTACCAGCTTCCTGCAAAAGATGCCGTTCATCCGCAAACGTCATCGGACATATTTGCCGCTCATGCCGATCGCGATCGAGCAGTTCGATCTGTCGGGCTACGACCTGGTTATTTCCAGCAGTTATGCGGTGGCCAAGGGCGTGATCACCGGCCCGAACCAGCTTCACGTGTCCTATGTGCATTCGCCGATGCGTTATGCGTGGGATCTGCAGCACGCTTATCTGAATGAAAGCGGCTACACCGCTGGCATCAAGAGCGCGTTGGCGCGGGCGCTGCTGCACCGGATCCGGATCTGGGACGTGCGCACGGCGCATGGACCGGATGCCATGCTGGCGAATTCCAATTTCGTCGCCAAGCGGATCAAGAAGGTCTATGGCCGCGACGCCAAGGTCATCTATCCGCCGGTGACCATGTCGAAGCTGCCGGCTGATCTGCCTACCGGGGACCACTTCCTCGCGGCAAGTCGTCTGGTGCCCTACAAGAAGATCGAAGCCGTGATCCAGGCCTTCGCCGAACTGCCGGATCAGAAGCTGATCGTTGCAGGCGACGGCCCAGATGCGGAGCGGTTGAAGGCAATCGCCGGCCCGAACGTGACATTTGTCGGCTTCGTCAGTGATGAGAAGTTGCGCGAATTGATGGCGACGGCGCGTGCCTTCGTCTTTGCGGCCGAGGAAGACTTCGGGATCATCGTAGTCGAAGCTGAGTCCGAGGGTGCGCCGGTTCTGGCGTTCGGCCGCGGCGGTGCGCGCGAGACGGTCTCTGCCTCTCCCGAATTGCGCACCGGCATGTTTTTCGATTCCAACGAGCCGAAAGCTATTGCGGAATGCGTCCGTGCCTTCGTGGCGAATGAACACTCGTTTTCGCGTGCCGATTGCCGCATGCAAGCCGAGAAATTCTCGGCCGAGCGTTTCCGCAACGAACTGATGTCGTTCGTGAACGATCACATGCGGACATTCAGCGGTGAGCGGCGGCGCAATCGCGATGGCAGTTCGCCGGATGCGGCGGGCTTCAAGCGGCGCTGGAGCGATGCCAAGGATTCCGCCCGAAGCGAATAG
- a CDS encoding ABC transporter ATP-binding protein translates to MTAVLEVSNIRKSFGGITAVNGVSFDVQEGEILGLIGPNGCGKSTLFNCILGQLTPSAGEVKVDGKVVTGMRPSELNGLGVSRTFQLLQVFPKLSVRENLILAGQEHQGNMLSRLLGPSDAGLTEAANQMIGFFKLDHLADEPAGGLSYGQQKLLDAAMAFMGGPRLVLLDEPAGGVNLTMLADLKDRLAAINREKRATFVVIEHNMEFVMSLCTRVMVMAEGKVLAVGRPDEIRANPAVIEAYLGH, encoded by the coding sequence ATGACCGCAGTCCTCGAAGTCAGCAATATCCGCAAGAGCTTTGGCGGCATCACCGCCGTGAACGGCGTCTCGTTCGATGTGCAGGAAGGTGAGATCCTCGGCCTGATCGGTCCGAATGGCTGCGGCAAGTCCACTTTGTTCAATTGCATCCTCGGCCAGCTCACGCCCAGCGCTGGCGAAGTGAAGGTCGACGGCAAGGTGGTCACCGGCATGCGCCCCTCGGAGCTGAATGGCCTCGGTGTCAGCCGCACGTTTCAATTGCTGCAGGTATTCCCAAAGCTGTCGGTGCGCGAAAATCTGATCCTCGCCGGTCAGGAACACCAAGGTAACATGCTGTCGCGCCTGCTCGGCCCATCCGATGCCGGACTGACCGAGGCCGCCAACCAGATGATCGGCTTCTTCAAGCTCGACCATCTCGCCGATGAACCCGCGGGCGGCCTATCTTATGGCCAGCAGAAACTGCTCGACGCAGCGATGGCCTTCATGGGCGGACCGCGCCTCGTGCTGCTCGACGAGCCTGCCGGCGGCGTCAACCTGACCATGCTGGCGGATCTCAAGGACCGCCTCGCGGCGATCAACCGGGAGAAGCGCGCCACTTTCGTTGTCATCGAGCACAACATGGAATTCGTGATGTCGCTCTGCACACGCGTGATGGTGATGGCCGAAGGCAAGGTTCTTGCGGTGGGGCGACCGGACGAAATCCGCGCCAATCCTGCCGTGATCGAAGCCTATCTGGGACATTGA